The Desmonostoc muscorum LEGE 12446 genome includes a region encoding these proteins:
- a CDS encoding NAD(P)/FAD-dependent oxidoreductase: MAVSLENNLSHQVVIVGGGFGGLYTAKHLAKANVNVTLIDKRNFHLFQPLLYQVATGTLSPGDISSPLRAVFSKSKNTKVLLGEVNDIDPKAQKVILDDQVVSYDTLIVATGANHSYFGKDNWKEFAPGLKTVEDALEMRRRIFGAFEAAENETDPEKRRAWLTFVIVGGGPTGVELAGAIAELAHKTLKEDFRNIDTSETRILLLQGGDRILPHIAPQLSQAAAESLEKLGVVIQTNTRVINIDNEIVTFKQGGEVKEIASKTILWAAGVKASPMGQVLTERTGVECDHAGRVIVEPDLTIRDYKNIFVVGDLGNFSHQNGKPLAGVAPVAKQQGEYVAKLIQKRLKGHTLPQFHYNDVGSLAMIGQNLAVVDLGLIKLQGFIAWVFWLLVHIYFLIEFDTKLLVVFQWAWNYITRNRRSRLITGREAFVEAKTVSNKSHVVSG; encoded by the coding sequence ATGGCCGTTTCACTTGAGAATAATCTATCACATCAGGTTGTAATAGTTGGTGGTGGCTTTGGTGGACTATATACAGCAAAACATCTTGCAAAAGCTAATGTAAATGTTACTCTCATCGATAAACGTAACTTTCACCTATTTCAGCCACTTTTATATCAAGTTGCCACAGGAACACTATCGCCTGGTGATATTTCCTCACCATTGCGAGCTGTATTCAGCAAAAGCAAGAATACAAAAGTATTGCTGGGAGAAGTAAATGATATTGATCCAAAGGCACAAAAAGTTATTTTGGACGATCAAGTAGTATCTTATGATACATTAATTGTCGCTACAGGTGCTAATCATTCCTATTTTGGTAAAGATAACTGGAAAGAGTTTGCGCCTGGTTTGAAAACTGTTGAAGATGCCCTAGAAATGCGTCGCCGGATATTTGGCGCATTTGAAGCAGCGGAAAATGAAACTGATCCCGAAAAACGCCGTGCTTGGCTGACTTTTGTGATTGTAGGGGGCGGTCCGACTGGTGTAGAATTAGCAGGTGCGATCGCTGAGTTGGCACACAAAACTCTCAAAGAAGATTTCCGCAACATCGACACCTCAGAAACAAGAATTTTACTACTGCAAGGGGGCGATCGCATCCTGCCACACATTGCGCCACAGTTATCTCAAGCAGCAGCAGAATCTTTGGAAAAGTTGGGTGTGGTTATCCAAACTAACACCAGGGTGATAAATATTGACAACGAGATTGTTACTTTCAAGCAAGGCGGTGAAGTGAAAGAAATTGCCTCAAAAACTATATTGTGGGCAGCAGGTGTAAAAGCTTCCCCAATGGGGCAAGTCCTAACAGAACGCACAGGTGTAGAGTGCGATCACGCTGGACGTGTGATTGTAGAACCAGACTTGACTATCAGGGATTATAAAAACATTTTTGTAGTAGGAGATTTAGGCAACTTCTCCCATCAAAATGGTAAACCCTTAGCTGGTGTTGCACCCGTAGCCAAACAACAAGGAGAGTATGTAGCTAAACTTATTCAAAAACGGCTTAAAGGTCATACTTTGCCACAATTTCATTACAACGACGTAGGTAGTTTGGCGATGATTGGGCAAAATTTAGCTGTTGTAGATTTAGGCTTAATCAAGCTCCAAGGATTCATTGCTTGGGTATTTTGGCTACTAGTTCACATCTACTTTTTAATCGAGTTTGACACTAAATTATTAGTAGTATTTCAGTGGGCATGGAATTATATTACTCGTAATCGTCGCTCTAGATTGATTACAGGTCGAGAAGCTTTTGTAGAAGCAAAAACTGTTAGCAATAAAAGTCATGTCGTTTCCGGTTAA
- a CDS encoding Crp/Fnr family transcriptional regulator: MLTSVDRLLFVRRVPIFKELRDDFIVRLTSVMNELSFPANYTIFRQGEEGRSLYIVVSGRVKVHIGNKQLAEVEQGKYFGEMAVFDTQPRSASATTIEPCEFLELTQEQLYDAIEETPDIAVNIIRELSRLIRRLNDDMNMTSLPS; encoded by the coding sequence ATGCTAACTAGTGTTGACCGTCTATTATTTGTCCGGCGAGTCCCGATTTTTAAGGAATTGCGGGACGATTTTATTGTGCGGCTGACTTCAGTGATGAATGAACTGTCATTTCCAGCTAATTATACGATTTTTAGGCAAGGAGAAGAAGGGCGATCGCTCTACATTGTGGTATCAGGTCGAGTTAAAGTCCATATTGGAAATAAGCAGCTGGCAGAGGTAGAACAGGGAAAATACTTTGGTGAGATGGCAGTATTTGATACTCAACCACGTTCCGCCAGTGCAACGACTATAGAACCTTGTGAATTTTTAGAACTGACCCAAGAGCAACTATATGATGCCATTGAAGAAACTCCAGATATTGCAGTGAATATCATTCGTGAGTTATCGCGACTGATTCGCAGATTGAATGACGATATGAATATGACTTCTTTGCCAAGTTAA